The following proteins are encoded in a genomic region of Gossypium hirsutum isolate 1008001.06 chromosome D05, Gossypium_hirsutum_v2.1, whole genome shotgun sequence:
- the LOC121217185 gene encoding uncharacterized mitochondrial protein AtMg00810-like: MEEIFIDQPEGFEVQGEEEKVYKLKKALYGLKQAPRAWYDRMDTYLTRLGFTKSTSEPTLYVKKEGNETLLIVSLYVDDLLVTGCKREEIETFKKQMQTVFEMTDLGLMTYFLGMEVKQNEQGIFIGQKAFASKVLSRFCMTNCKPASTPVALGEKLTSLGNEDRVDEKNYRSLVGCLLYLTATRPDIMHAVGLLSRFMHCCTVAHFKAAKRVLRYVKGTLSCGVKFERAEELRLVGYSDSDWAGSVDDMKSTSGYFFTLGSSVFCWSSKKQQTVAQSTAEAEYIAAASAVNQAIWLRKILCDLNANPKEATVIKVDNQSAVAIAKNLVFHGKTKHFKIRYHFVREAEMSKEISLVHCCSKDQLADLLTKPLAASRFEYLKKKIRVCCFVAKEECLKGGNDSSKV, from the coding sequence ATGGAGGAAATCTTCATAGATCAACCTGAAGGCTTTGAAGTTcaaggagaagaagagaaggtCTACAAGCTCAAAAAGGCCCTGTATGGTCTCAAGCaagctccaagggcctggtacgaTCGAATGGATACCTACCTGACAAGGCTCGGGTTCACAAAGAGCACCAGTGAGCCTACTCTCTATGTTAAGAAGGAAGGTAATGAAACTTTGCTAATTGTTTCattgtatgttgatgatttacTGGTCACTGGCTGCAAAAGGGAGGAAATTGAAACCTTTAAGAAGCAAATGCAAACTGTGTTTGAGATGACTGACCTTGGATTAATGAcatacttccttggcatggaagtgaAACAAAATGAACAAGGTATTTTCATAGGCCAGAAGGCATTCGCATCGAAGGTTTTGAGCAGGTTTTGCATGACAAACTGCAAGCCTGCTAGCACTCCTGTGGCTTTAGGAGAAAAACTCACCAGCCTAGGAAATGAAGATCGAGTGGATGAAAAGAATTACAGAAGCTTGGTTGGCTGCCTGCTCTATTTGACTGCAACTAGACCAGACATCATGCATGCTGTTGGTCTTCTATCGAGATTCATGCATTGCTGCACAGTTGCACATTTTAAAGCAGCAAAAAGGGTCCTAAGGTATGTCAAAGGGACTCTGAGTTGTGGAGTGAAGTTTGAAAGGGCTGAGGAGCTGAGACTAGTGGGATATTCAGACAGTGATTGGGCTGGTTCTgttgatgacatgaagagcacatcAGGCTACTTCTTCACCCTTGGCTCAAGTGTCTTCtgctggagctcgaagaagcaacAGACAGTGGCTCAATCCACTGCTGAGGCAGAATACATCGCAGCTGCTTCTGCtgtaaatcaagccatttggcttaggaaaaTATTGTGTGATCTGAATGCTAATCCAAAGGAGGCCACTGTGATTAAGGTTGACAACCAATCGGCTGTAGCCATTGCCAAAAATCTGGTTTTTCATGGTAAGACCAAGCATTTTAAAATTAGATATCATTTTGTGAGAGAAGCTGAAATGTCCAAGGAGATAAGCTTAGTTCACTGCTGCTCAAAAGATCAACTTGCTGACCTATTAACCAAACCATTGGCTGCTTCAAGGTTTGAATATTTGAAGAAGAAAATCAGAGTTTGCTGCTTTgtagccaaggaggagtgtttaAAAGGTGGCAACGACAGCAGCAAAGTTTAA